In Pseudothermotoga hypogea DSM 11164 = NBRC 106472, the following are encoded in one genomic region:
- a CDS encoding lytic transglycosylase domain-containing protein has translation MENWKYVLAFLLFSMCIVVFMFYKLFPIKYYEVVLREAQGVDPLLVMALIKVESGFREDAVSAAGAIGLMQLMPSTASWLKERFKLDGDIRQAEDNIAFGLFYLRYLSNLYDGDLEKALAAYYVGPSRVNDFEREAKNYVKKVMSYYKIYKTLYFWLGWGNEDHQR, from the coding sequence ATGGAAAATTGGAAGTACGTTCTTGCGTTTTTGCTTTTCTCGATGTGTATCGTGGTCTTCATGTTCTACAAACTTTTTCCTATAAAGTATTACGAGGTTGTGCTCAGAGAAGCTCAAGGTGTTGATCCTTTACTCGTCATGGCGCTGATAAAGGTCGAGAGTGGCTTCCGCGAAGACGCAGTTTCCGCGGCTGGTGCGATCGGACTGATGCAATTGATGCCGTCCACGGCTTCGTGGCTGAAAGAGAGGTTCAAACTGGACGGAGACATTCGCCAGGCTGAGGACAACATCGCGTTCGGTTTGTTCTATTTGAGGTACTTGTCGAACCTGTACGACGGAGATCTTGAAAAGGCGCTCGCGGCTTACTACGTAGGACCCTCGCGAGTCAACGATTTTGAACGCGAGGCCAAGAACTATGTGAAAAAGGTGATGAGTTACTATAAGATATACAAAACGCTCTATTTCTGGTTGGGGTGGGGAAATGAAGATCATCAGCGGTGA
- a CDS encoding prepilin peptidase, whose product MWHFLNFLLGAAIGSFLNVVIYRLPRVHLSIVKPARSLCPKCGAQIPWYDNVPILSYFLLKGRCRSCGSPISVRYPLVEIVSALAFLANSFIPNVVLYLSMCLFFSSAIVISCIDLEFLAIPDVTLALSWVSGLLIWWVRGFPVWNVLGAVVAMILLWLLGVAYKGGMGEGDIILIGAIGIALGFIESFYVLLLSSVSAIIYALVRGKGKLDPKQKIPFGTFLAPAGYTILLINLLM is encoded by the coding sequence TTGTGGCATTTCTTGAACTTTCTGCTCGGAGCGGCGATTGGAAGTTTTCTAAACGTGGTCATATACAGACTGCCAAGGGTGCATCTGAGCATAGTTAAGCCTGCAAGATCACTCTGTCCCAAGTGCGGAGCACAGATCCCTTGGTACGACAACGTTCCGATCTTGAGCTACTTTCTGCTGAAGGGAAGATGTAGGAGCTGTGGTTCACCCATAAGCGTCAGATACCCGTTGGTGGAAATCGTGAGTGCGCTCGCTTTTCTGGCCAACTCTTTCATTCCCAACGTGGTCCTCTATCTCTCCATGTGTTTGTTCTTTTCCTCTGCGATAGTCATAAGCTGCATCGATCTGGAGTTCCTCGCCATACCCGATGTGACGCTTGCTCTCAGCTGGGTCTCGGGTCTTCTCATCTGGTGGGTGCGGGGTTTTCCCGTGTGGAACGTCCTCGGTGCGGTCGTAGCGATGATCCTTCTGTGGCTTTTGGGCGTTGCGTACAAAGGTGGTATGGGTGAAGGTGACATCATTCTCATAGGTGCGATCGGTATAGCGCTCGGGTTCATCGAGTCTTTCTACGTGTTGCTGTTGTCTTCGGTGTCTGCGATAATCTACGCACTTGTGAGGGGAAAAGGAAAACTGGATCCGAAGCAGAAGATCCCCTTTGGAACGTTCTTGGCACCGGCTGGATACACCATCTTGCTGATAAACTTGTTGATGTGA
- a CDS encoding tetratricopeptide repeat protein, whose amino-acid sequence MERVIDLIIGDRRIEVTTDTPMVVMVRDLLYDGDWHTMKQDLKEKKDVVEEIEKCAFIEENVVLLDERIYDPVCFDELKEWLECKKIFPKDFVHASLAGLYDLALDYADRDLHEEAFKVVKYILEVDKNYAPAYELYGSLLIEKGEIEQGIKYLDKAIEIDPWLVPAYSSLGEAYYNSGDYLRAASYWEREIEYAPDNKLTYFMLADAYRKLKAYDKVCEVLERLLKRDPDSIMAMFQLVQAYGDAGRLEDAKRMEEQILSLRPTRAEDVEPWARIQLKHGNYKRVEEFLNLLPDSERMKPYVKLLLALCALKQGNLEQAKRTFFEVKDHSPWYLYGNKDFLSEFLNEEEMRACGIS is encoded by the coding sequence GTGGAACGAGTCATCGATCTCATCATTGGTGACAGAAGGATCGAGGTTACGACGGATACGCCTATGGTTGTGATGGTTAGAGACCTGCTCTACGATGGTGACTGGCACACCATGAAGCAGGATCTCAAGGAAAAGAAGGACGTGGTCGAGGAGATCGAGAAGTGCGCTTTTATCGAAGAAAACGTTGTGTTGCTCGATGAGAGAATCTACGACCCGGTCTGTTTCGACGAACTCAAAGAATGGCTCGAGTGTAAGAAGATTTTCCCGAAAGACTTCGTTCACGCATCTTTGGCTGGCCTTTACGATCTGGCTCTGGATTACGCCGACAGGGACCTTCACGAAGAGGCTTTCAAGGTGGTCAAGTACATTCTCGAAGTGGACAAAAATTATGCCCCCGCGTACGAACTTTACGGGTCGCTTCTCATCGAAAAGGGAGAAATCGAGCAGGGAATCAAGTACTTAGACAAAGCGATCGAGATAGACCCGTGGCTTGTACCTGCCTATTCTTCACTCGGTGAGGCTTACTACAACAGTGGTGATTATCTGAGGGCTGCTTCTTATTGGGAAAGGGAAATCGAGTACGCACCGGACAACAAGCTCACTTACTTCATGCTCGCCGACGCCTACAGAAAGCTCAAAGCTTACGACAAAGTGTGCGAGGTTCTGGAGCGTCTGTTGAAGAGAGATCCGGATAGTATCATGGCGATGTTTCAGCTCGTACAGGCCTACGGGGACGCTGGAAGGCTCGAGGACGCAAAACGCATGGAGGAGCAGATACTCAGCTTGAGACCAACACGTGCAGAAGATGTTGAGCCCTGGGCGAGGATACAGTTGAAGCATGGTAACTACAAACGTGTCGAAGAATTTTTGAACCTGTTACCGGATTCGGAGAGGATGAAACCTTACGTGAAGTTGCTGTTGGCGCTCTGCGCCTTGAAACAGGGAAATCTGGAACAGGCCAAGCGCACATTCTTTGAGGTCAAGGATCACAGTCCTTGGTATCTGTACGGTAACAAAGACTTTCTTTCCGAGTTCCTGAACGAGGAGGAAATGCGTGCTTGTGGCATTTCTTGA
- a CDS encoding DUF4895 domain-containing protein: MVSLGSSEVVDHLRRVLERIDANQLLSHMEVFKEKLDQYHRHALLFCTGNPDNFHLFVAVDHLARRMVGVSIVNPFEKNLPIYSLQLTVPIDDVYEKLFSVQSNYHKCGIVRLPFKFKMISGLGDEDFLAKEIFKEKVYGERKLSFAELINDSIYKQLVSLNNSSIDLMTIRLLDEGILCLLRAPNEVERSRVPLLAEMAQILKSRYRFACEAKFKSITSTSPILTSVCIEYDKFFSGFDVQTFCHEFSRKLMQAYECVVRNI; the protein is encoded by the coding sequence ATGGTGAGCCTCGGCTCCAGTGAAGTTGTGGACCATTTGAGACGTGTTCTCGAGAGAATCGATGCGAATCAGCTTCTGAGCCACATGGAGGTTTTCAAAGAGAAATTGGACCAATATCACAGACACGCGTTGTTGTTCTGTACAGGAAATCCCGATAACTTTCATCTGTTCGTGGCTGTGGACCATCTTGCAAGGCGGATGGTGGGCGTTTCGATCGTGAACCCTTTCGAGAAGAACCTTCCCATATACTCGTTGCAACTGACAGTTCCGATCGATGACGTTTATGAAAAGCTCTTCTCGGTCCAATCGAACTACCACAAATGTGGCATCGTGCGACTTCCGTTTAAGTTCAAAATGATCAGTGGCTTGGGTGATGAAGACTTTTTGGCCAAGGAGATCTTCAAGGAGAAGGTCTATGGGGAAAGAAAGTTGTCCTTTGCAGAACTCATAAACGATTCGATCTACAAACAGCTGGTTTCTCTCAACAACTCTTCGATAGATCTGATGACAATTCGATTGCTGGACGAAGGTATTTTGTGCTTGCTGAGGGCACCAAACGAAGTGGAAAGATCGCGCGTTCCTCTGCTTGCCGAGATGGCACAGATTTTAAAGTCAAGGTACAGATTCGCGTGCGAAGCGAAGTTCAAGAGCATCACCTCAACGTCACCGATCTTGACGAGCGTTTGCATAGAGTACGATAAGTTCTTCTCAGGCTTCGATGTTCAAACCTTCTGTCACGAATTTTCGAGAAAACTGATGCAGGCCTACGAATGCGTGGTGCGAAACATTTGA
- a CDS encoding vWA domain-containing protein: MEKIFINLARRSPFYMYLLLNMSVQPSVEAEKMHVSFRNGRFTVVYNPRWVERKSEQFIEAFLLHQLMHLINLHFLIRPKNDRDRAVWDLAMDAAINQHIPELAAFGVPLNLLVEEGHGVDNENLFVLPPDWMPDRSAEEYHAWILEEMEKLGRFDVLIVARSRENSLDSHEKLYTQDSVDMVLELSQSLLSKAFNLYGKELPSGVRRMVELSIFKPFLNWRDTLRRFAGVSEHGERYLTPLKPNRRYADQPGWKTESAARLGLIVDTSGSIVQEELDAFFTEIEALSRYVDTSLVLVQVDRAVNLKVNYTKGMWRNMQIVGGGETDLQPAVDYLEHNYRPEGLIVFTDGYADLPKVKRRVLFVLSKYHNDEFLLQARETYGRSSVVVLEW, translated from the coding sequence ATGGAAAAGATCTTCATCAACCTCGCGCGGCGTTCACCGTTCTACATGTATTTGCTTTTGAACATGTCCGTTCAGCCTTCAGTTGAGGCTGAGAAAATGCACGTGTCCTTCAGGAACGGAAGGTTCACCGTCGTTTACAACCCACGGTGGGTGGAGCGAAAGTCCGAACAATTTATCGAGGCGTTTCTTTTACACCAGCTGATGCACCTGATAAACCTTCACTTTCTCATCAGACCCAAGAACGATCGTGACAGAGCCGTGTGGGACCTGGCGATGGATGCTGCGATCAACCAGCATATCCCCGAACTGGCGGCGTTCGGTGTACCGTTGAATCTGCTCGTTGAAGAAGGGCATGGTGTGGACAACGAGAATCTTTTCGTCCTTCCGCCAGACTGGATGCCCGATAGATCGGCCGAGGAGTACCACGCGTGGATTCTTGAAGAAATGGAGAAACTTGGCAGGTTTGACGTGTTGATCGTTGCAAGATCACGCGAGAACAGTTTGGATTCTCACGAGAAGCTTTACACGCAGGACAGTGTGGACATGGTGCTCGAGTTGAGCCAGAGCCTGCTATCGAAGGCGTTCAACCTCTACGGGAAAGAGCTACCTTCCGGTGTGAGAAGGATGGTGGAACTTTCGATATTCAAACCGTTTTTGAACTGGCGAGACACGCTCAGGAGATTCGCCGGCGTTTCCGAACATGGAGAGAGATACCTGACGCCCCTGAAACCCAACAGGCGTTATGCGGACCAACCGGGTTGGAAAACAGAAAGCGCCGCGAGGCTCGGTCTCATCGTCGACACGAGCGGAAGCATAGTGCAGGAAGAACTGGACGCTTTTTTCACCGAGATCGAAGCGCTCTCACGCTACGTTGATACGAGTCTGGTACTCGTGCAGGTGGACCGAGCTGTGAACTTGAAGGTGAATTACACCAAGGGTATGTGGAGGAACATGCAGATCGTGGGTGGTGGTGAGACGGACTTGCAACCAGCTGTGGATTATCTCGAGCACAACTACAGACCTGAAGGTTTGATCGTCTTCACGGACGGTTATGCGGACCTGCCGAAAGTGAAGAGGAGGGTGCTCTTCGTGCTTTCGAAGTATCACAACGACGAATTTCTGCTTCAGGCTCGTGAAACGTACGGCCGTTCGAGTGTGGTGGTGCTGGAATGGTGA